GCCCGCGATCTCCTCGCCGCGCTCCTCGAAGACGCGCTCTACGGCTTCGGTGTCGTTGAACGGCACCGGGATCGTGTGCTCGGCAAAGGACTGGGGAACGCCCTTCGAACTCGGGGACGGATCATCGGAATCGCCCTCGACCAGCGTCGACTCCTGGGCACCGTGATAGCCCCCTTGCATGACGACGATCTTCTCCCTCCCCGTGTAGCCCCGTGCGAGTCGCACGGCCGAGACGGTGGCCTCAGTACCCGAATTGACGAAGCGGACCTTCTCGACGCTCGGAACGTGACGGGCGACGAACTCCGCGAGCTCGACCTCGATCTCGGTGGGCGCGCCGTACATCGGGCCGGCGCTGGCCTGTTTCTGGATCGCGGATTCGACCGACTGGGGCAGGTCGTGGCCCAAAAGCAGCGGCCCGAGCCCCATCACCCAGTCGATATACCGGTTGCCGTCGGCGTCGATGACGTGCCCGCCGTCGCCGCGCTCGACGAAGAAGGGGTACGGCTGGATCGAGGCTCTCACTGGCGAGTTCACTCCTCCGGGAAGGACCGACAGCGCCCTGTCGTACAGCTCGCGGGAGTTCTCGAGGGTCATACCCCAATTCCGGGTTTCGGGCTACTTAATCGGGACGGGTCGGCGTCGCGCGCGTCGCCGTCGCCTTGAACGAGACGACGACCGCCCGGCCGGGTTCGAGGCCGAGTCGCTCGACGCTCGCACGGGTCACGAGCGCGACCAGCACCGTTCCGTCCCCGACCCCGACTCGGACGTGGGCGACCGATTCGCCGCTCTCGACGCGTTCTACAGTGCCCTCGAATCGGTTCCGAGCACTCGTCTCGTCGGGCGCGGGCGCCTCCTCGGGCGGCGTCAGCGTGATCGCGTCCGAGCGGATCGCCACCGCGACTGCCTCGCCCTCCGGGGGAACGAGCGCGCGAACCTCCCCCGGATCGCACTCCACGACGCCGAGTTCGCCCTCGCGCTCGATCACCCGACCCGAAAGCACCGTCTCCTCGACGGCCGTCAGCCCCTCCGCGGCGGTTTCGAGGCGGTCGAACCGTTCGAGCAACTCGCGTGCCCCGTCGGTGAGCGAACTCCCACCGCCGCCCGACCCGCCCCGTTGGCGTTCGACCAGCGGGCCGAGCGCCGCCTCCAGTTCGACGACCCGGCGCTGGGCGTGCGCGTAGGAGCGTTCCAACTCGCCTGTAGCCGCGTGGATCGAGCCGTGCTCGGCGATCGCACGGAGCAACTCGACGTCGCGGTCGGTGACGACCTCCTCGTCGACGGCCAACCCCGTTTCGACCGCGCTGCGGACGTCCCGGTCCTCGTCCATGGGATACGCTATCTCCGACGGACGGGGGGATCAATCCAGCGATCAGTAGTGCGCTATCGGACCTCGAAGCGCTCCGAGAGGCGGACGTCCCGCGAGGAACTCCCCACGAGCAGTTCGAACGCGCCGGGTTCGGTCACCCAGCACTCGGATTCGTCGTCGTAATAACCCAGATCGTCGGCGTCGATACAAAGCGTGACGGCACACCGTTGGCCGGGCTCCAGCGTGACCTTCTCGAAGGCCGTGAGCTCCTTCGGTGGACGCTCGACGCTCGCTTCCTCGTCGCGGACGTACGCTTGGACGACCTCCTTTCCCGCCCGATCGCCGGTGTTCTCGACGTGGAGAACGGCGTTCACCTGCCCGTTTCGCGGGAGACGACCGGGGTCGACCCGCAGGTCCGAGTATTCGAAGTCGGTGTACGACTCGCCGTGGCCGAACGGGAACAGCGGTTCGACCCCGCGCTCGTCGAAGTCCCGGTAGCCGACGAAGACGCCCTCGTCGTAGTACACCGTCCCGTCGACGCCGGGGTAGGCCTCGGCCTCGTTCGGGAGGGTCGCGACCGCGCCGGGCAGGTAGTCCTCGACCGCCGCGGCGAACGTCACCGGCGTCTTCCCGGAGGGGTTCGCGTGGCCGAAGAGCAGGTCCGCCACCGCCCGGCCTCCCTCCTGACCGGGGAACCACAGTTGCATCAGTGCCGATACCGAGTCGAGCCAGGGCATCGCGACCGGCGACTCGGTGTTCAGGAGGACGACCGTTTCGTCGGTGGCCTCCGAGACGGCGTCGATGACGGCGTTCTGGTTGCCCGGCAGGTCGAAGCGCTTGCGGTCGTCGCCGTAGCTCGTATCGGTCTTCGCGAGGACGATCGCCACGTCGGCGCCAGCGGCGACCTCGGCGACGGTCTCGATCGCGCTCGGGCGGGTCCACTCGACCGTCACGGGCGCGCCGCCGTCTGTCTCGACGCGGACCGTGTACTCCTCGCCAGCCGACAGCTCGGTTGCGACCCGCTCGGTCTTCGGCCCGGCGAAGCCGCCGCCGAGGTTCTCGACGACCGCCTCGCCGTTGACGAAGAGGGTGCTCTCGCCCTGACTCGTGAGAACGAACTCGAAGGCCCCCGACTCCTCGGGGCTGATCCGTCCTTCCCACTCGACCGAGACGGCCTCGCCCTCGAAAGCGATCTCGGACACCGTCCCCGTTTCGCTCGGCGAACCCGAGCGGTCATCGCTCTCGTAGTATGCGTAGGTGAAGCCGTCATCGGGCGCCAGCGGCTCCGACTCGTCCGGCGAGGCGGTCGTCACCGACACGTCGGCGACGCTCTCGATTCCCTCGACGGGGCCGACGTCCCTGATGGGATCGACCGCGTCGCTTCCCCCGACGCTGTTGACGAACGTCTCGGGCTCCCAGCCGATCAGCGCGACCTCGTCGATCTCCGTGTCGTCGAGCGGGAGCACGCCGTCGTTTTCTAGGAGAACGGTCCCCTCCTTGGCGATCCGGTGTGCGAGGTCGAAGTGGTCGTCGGTCCCGCGTACCGGGTCGTGGCCGAGTCGCTCTCCCGAGAGCGCGCCGATCGCCTCCTGGGAGCGCAGCCCCCGCTCGACCATCCCGTCGACGACCGACTCGTCGAGTTCGCCGTCTTCGACCGCTTCTTCGAGTGCCTCGCCGAAGTACTCCGCGGCGGGCATCTCGATATCGAGCCCGTTTTCCGCGGCGTCGACGGTGCTGTGGGTCCCGCCCCAGTCGGAGACGACGAACCCGTCGAAGCCCCACTCGCCCTTCAGCACGTCGCGCAGCAGTTTCCGGTTCTCGCTGCAGAACGTGCCGTTGACGCGGTTGTACGCGGGCATGACCGCACCGGCATCACCCTCCGTGACGGCCGCCTTGAACGGTGGATAGTAGATCTCCCGAAGCGCCCGCTCGCCGACGCTGACGTCGTGTTCGGAGGTCGAGAAGTAGTCCTCGACGCCGCCGGTTCCCCGCGTCTGGTTGTACGCGACGAAGTGTTTCAGCGTCGCGATCACGCCCTCGGACTGGACGGCGCCGGTGTAGGCCGCGGCCATCGCCGCAGCTAGGTGTGGATCTTCGCCGTAGGTCTCCCCGGCGCGGCTGTGAAGCGGCTGACGGAA
The sequence above is drawn from the Halalkalicoccus subterraneus genome and encodes:
- a CDS encoding TOBE domain-containing protein, giving the protein MDEDRDVRSAVETGLAVDEEVVTDRDVELLRAIAEHGSIHAATGELERSYAHAQRRVVELEAALGPLVERQRGGSGGGGSSLTDGARELLERFDRLETAAEGLTAVEETVLSGRVIEREGELGVVECDPGEVRALVPPEGEAVAVAIRSDAITLTPPEEAPAPDETSARNRFEGTVERVESGESVAHVRVGVGDGTVLVALVTRASVERLGLEPGRAVVVSFKATATRATPTRPD
- a CDS encoding glycoside hydrolase family 3 N-terminal domain-containing protein, which translates into the protein MTDTRKSRGEERSESTGPSRRTFLAAGATSVLGLGLGSVGIAGAEPSADEDIGALIEEMTLAEKVSRTHGAEDGPEGIAGYLQGIERLDVSGMGMADGPPGASLGEPTTDFPHPVASAATFEPDLVLEQGAAIARETKDGGVSVHLAPSMDVFRQPLHSRAGETYGEDPHLAAAMAAAYTGAVQSEGVIATLKHFVAYNQTRGTGGVEDYFSTSEHDVSVGERALREIYYPPFKAAVTEGDAGAVMPAYNRVNGTFCSENRKLLRDVLKGEWGFDGFVVSDWGGTHSTVDAAENGLDIEMPAAEYFGEALEEAVEDGELDESVVDGMVERGLRSQEAIGALSGERLGHDPVRGTDDHFDLAHRIAKEGTVLLENDGVLPLDDTEIDEVALIGWEPETFVNSVGGSDAVDPIRDVGPVEGIESVADVSVTTASPDESEPLAPDDGFTYAYYESDDRSGSPSETGTVSEIAFEGEAVSVEWEGRISPEESGAFEFVLTSQGESTLFVNGEAVVENLGGGFAGPKTERVATELSAGEEYTVRVETDGGAPVTVEWTRPSAIETVAEVAAGADVAIVLAKTDTSYGDDRKRFDLPGNQNAVIDAVSEATDETVVLLNTESPVAMPWLDSVSALMQLWFPGQEGGRAVADLLFGHANPSGKTPVTFAAAVEDYLPGAVATLPNEAEAYPGVDGTVYYDEGVFVGYRDFDERGVEPLFPFGHGESYTDFEYSDLRVDPGRLPRNGQVNAVLHVENTGDRAGKEVVQAYVRDEEASVERPPKELTAFEKVTLEPGQRCAVTLCIDADDLGYYDDESECWVTEPGAFELLVGSSSRDVRLSERFEVR